The genomic region AAACAAAACTCTACAAACACTATGTTTTACAATACACTATGTAAATTTTGATTATAGATAATAGTATTTAAAAGCATCTTATTCTGTACCTATTTTGTACCCTTTCATTTTAAATTTTATTATCTTTACACTATGGCAAGTGTTAAGATTGTACGCAGAAAAAATAAGCAGAGGAAAGACGGTACTGCTCCACTTGCTATTCGTATTAGTAAGGATTACAAAACTAACTATGTCTTCATCGGTCAGTACGTTCTCGAAAAAGATTGGAATAAGGATGCGGGCCTTGTTAAAAGGTCGCATCTTAATTCTAAAAAACTCAACAACTATTTAAGAAAGAGATTAACAGAAGCTAACGATTTGTATCTAGCCAATGTAAAACCTTTGTCTACAAAGCAAGCGAAAGAAAAACTAAAGGGGCCAGGAGGCACACAATCTTTTTTTGAATTTGCAGCAAAGCGAGTAGAACGTAAATTTAATAAAAAGGTCTATTCGGTTGCCAAATCAGAGATGTCCATTCTTTATAATCTTTCCGAATTCCTATCTAAAGACGATTCAATACCTATTGAGCAATCACGACTTGAAATTAAAAAAAGAAGAAAAGAAAGAACTAGCAAAGCTAGAAAGAACGAGCTTCATTTGAAGGATGCCATTACAGCTTTCAAGAAAAATAAAAAGCTTCACTTCCAAGATATTTCAGATGCGTTTATAAAAAATTATAAAGTCTTTTGTAGTTCGCACCTTGAGCATAAAACAAGAACCATTACTAATCAACTTATTTTCATTCGCACTTTATTCAATAGTGCAATAAAAGAAGGAGTTGTGGACGCTACTTTCTATCCGTTTTCCGGAGAGAATGAAAAAATCAAAATAGGAACGAGTCACAAAATTGGTCTTGTTCCAAATGAAGTAGAACGGATTGAATCACTAAAACTAGAAAAGCAGACAAGCATTTGGCATAGCAAAAACGTGTGGCTCACAGCTTTTTACTTTGCAGGAATACGAATATCCGACGCCGTGCAATTGAAATGGGCTGAAATTAAGGACGGTAGACTTTTGTACACAATGGACAAAAACGAAAAGCCTGTTAGTTTAAAAATTTCGGACAAAGCATTGAAAATCATAAACAGTTATAAGCCGCAGAAGAATGAAAATAACGGTTACGTCTTCCCTTTTCTTAAATACGTAAACCCACAGGATGAAGAAGATTTGTTCCGAAAAATCAGAAATGCCACCAAGCTTTTCAATAAATATTTAAAGCGTATCGCTACTGCCTGTGATATCGACAAGAATTTATCCAACCATATTGCGAGACATACTTTTGGTAATATTGCAGGCGATAGAATTCATCCACAAATGCTCCAAAAATTGTATAGACATAGCGATTTGAAAACTACTTTGAATTACCAAGCAAATTTTATTCATAAAGATGCAGATGAGGCTTTAGATAGGGTTGTAAATTTCAAATAGGGTCTAAATGATCTCAATAGATAGACTGTACTAAGCCTAGAAAATTACTTAAATTTGATTAATTAACTGCCAACCCAGATTGAGGTGTTATTGTGATGTACATAGCTCGAATATTAGAGTTCGTTTTTTAGATTTTGCTTTTACAGCTTCGCTCTCTCTTCGTTCGTGAATCTCGTAGACTCGATTTCGCGAAAGCGTACTTCTTTCTTTTCTTCGGCATATTTCTTTTCAACTATTAAAGGTTTTTTATTGGGTTCGTCCATTACAAAAAGGGATTGCAACATTGCGACCGTTGGTTTGGTTTGTTTCTTTTCTACATCACGCATTATGGCGATGACAGCGTTGATTCTTTTGAGCAACTTAGCCTCGATAGTACGTCCGGTTGGTCCTAACTTTTCCTTTGGGGAAATCTCGTTATAGAGGAAAAAATCAAGGATGTTTTCCATCGCCTCGGTATGCGTTTTAAAGTGCATTTTGGAAAATTCCTGAAACCGCTTGGCAGTTTTTCGTTTGAACCTGATAGTGATGAATGAATCCATTTCCTTCCGCTTTTTTAAAGATTTGACGTAAATCCATCCCTATTTACTGGTGTTCCAAGACCATTTGACGCAAATTGTTGGAATTTTTAAATCCTGTTTGTTTTTAAGTAATTAAAAATCAACGGATTAAAACGAAAATGGAATATGTAACGCGGCGCAGCCCGTTACCCTCTTGCTATTCCTTTTCGTCACGCGCAAGCGTGACAAAAATCCATACAATCCGGCTAAAAAGCCGATTGCCATTTTCAGGGAAAATGATTTTCCGATATGTTATTTTTCGATGTGCAAGGCTATCGGCGAAAGTCGAAAAGTGGATAACCTTACTTTAATTTGAATTCTGAATTTCAGCGAAAGAAAGATAGTGATTTTTTCTTGATGTAGGTTTAATTACACACAAAAACACCTCTGAAAATTCAGAGGCGTTTACCTTATTGTTTCAAAATTTCATATATTAAATACATAGGTGTAGGAATACAAATTGCGAAGTGCTTCTTCCTCTATCATCGTTTCAAAACAGCCATAATTTTCTTTAACGTATTTGCGAATGCTATCCCCAAATTTTCGTTTCACATCTTCTTTGGACGTTTCCAAAAGTCGGTTTTGAGCTTCCTCGCTCAAGTCTGTAAAATTGAGATATACAATAGCGATAGATTTTAATATTCACTTGATAACATCAGCGTATCATTTACAAAAAACAACCGCAGTTCATCGAGTGGAAAATCGGTAGCACGATAGCCGTGTTTTTCTAAAATGTTATCGTTGCCATCGCTGTAAATTATTTCGGCTTCGTAACCCGAATAATCCTGTTTTTCTTCGGGCAATCTTTTAAAATCGATAGTGATAAATTCGCTTCGGTTCATCAGACTTTTTGCAATTACGGAAGCATCCGTAATGAGCCAAAAACATTCGGCAACTTCCGATAGATATTTCAATCCATCGGTAAATCGTGTTTTCAATAGCGGGATTTGATAGAACATTTCTGTTCCATTAAAATATTGCAACCGCTCTTTAATTGCGTTAACTTGTGCTTTCATTGTGCATATATTTAATGTGTGAATAATGAAAAAGAGGGCGCAACTTTCCAGAGGAACGCCCTCTTTAATTTTAAGTCCTACTTGTCGTTTTTACTCCCAAGTAACAGGATTTCATCGGCTACCACTTCGGTAACATAGCGTTGGTTTCCATCGTCCGTGGTATAGGTTCGGGTCTTTAGTTTTCCCGTAATCCCAACTTCCTTGCCTTTTTCGACATATTTCTCAACGATTTCAGCGGTCTTGCCCCAAGCCACTAAGGTATGCCAGTTGGTGTCCGTTTGCTTTTCGCCTTTGCTGTCTTTGTAATACTCGTTCGTGGCGAGTGAGAAGCGGGCTACTTTCTTACCGCTTTCAAGGTTCGTAATGGTTGGCTCTTGTCCAACGTTTCCAATCAACTGTACGTGATTTCTAATAGTACTCATAACTAAATGGTTTTAAATGCCCTTTACAGGCTTGATTAATATTTCCCTTTTCAATTCAGATGAAATTTTAAGGGGTGTTTGTTCTTTTCTTTCGTGCATCGCACAATGGATAGAGTGGGTTTTGTCAAGACTTTTAGGGAATAAATCAGGTGTGTTTGCGACGTAGTAAATCCGACCTTTTTCGGCGGATTTCAAGGAAGTAGATACCTTATTTTTCACTAAAACTTGCCACGGTCTTGACAAGTTCCATAAGGGCATTAGCAATTCTTTTAAATCCGGTCACGATTTGAGCGTACCGACAGTTAAGCGAAATGAGTGGCTGGGTTTAATGTAGAATTGGTTATGCCGTGCCTGTTTTTCGACGACCCGAAAAACAACAAAGGCTTTATCCATTATAAACCCCTTAAAATGTATAAGACAGCGGTTCGGTTTTTAAGGATTTTCGAGTGAGGGCTCAAGAAGTCCGCGCCGAAAATCCTGTTAAGAAAACCGAAGTGATGGCTTTCCGATGAGAAAGCGGACTTAATTCACAATTTTGGCTTGGGAATGTAGTGTTCCTTTCCAGCATAGCGGAAAGGGTTAACGGAATGGAAAGCTGAAATTGGGGATTGTGTCCAAGATATTTGTAGTGAAGCTCTTTTCCCGGAATGAAGAGCAACGGAATGTAGGGGAATGTGCTGAACGGCATTGTATCTCGGTTTTTATAGAAGAACCTGCCCAACCTAAAACTGGAGAGATAGTGTATGAGAAAACGTCAAAATTTTTTAAATTAACATTCGAAAAATGACCCGCGATTTTATCCATATCAATGACTTCGTAATTTTAGTTGAAGAAGCAAATTCATCTAAGGTAGAAGTGGATGCGTGTTATTTTGATGAGCCCATAGTAGCTGTCGCTTTTTATGGTTCGGGAAATGTAGATTTAGCGGTTAAATACGGTGAAAAACGAAAAGACTTTCACTACACTAAAGGCCTATCCTTTGCTTTTTATGCAGATGAAAAAGTAGAATTTGAGCATACCGTTAGCCCCGATAAAAGTTTAAGATGTATTGTCGTTGCTACAAAGATGAGTAAGCTCGAAGAACTTCCCAATGAAGAAGGCGAGTTGTTTTCTGATTTGTTGAATGAACTGGTCAATCCTAAAGACCACTACGTCGAGGGGCCAAGTTTTTTTATGACACCAGAGATGGAAAACATCGTGGATGCTTTTTTCTCTAACACCTATTCAGGAAAAACCAAAATGATGTTTTTTAGAAGTCAGATTACTGCGTTGTTATCTCATTTCTTTGGTCAACTTTCATTAAAACAAGAAGAAGCTTCGAAGCCACTACATAGAGAGCAATTGAATAAGGCAAAAGATATTCTTCTGGAAAATTTAGAAAATCCACCTTCACTTTCAGAGCTTTCAAAGGCGATTGGTTTTAATACTACCCGACTTAAAAAAGAATTTAAAGCCATTTTTGGAGTTCCTGTTTTTAAATATCTACAAAATGAAAGACTTACTTCTGCGCATAAACTCATAAGTGAAAATGAAGCCACAGTACAAGAAGCCGCGTGGCAAGTGGGGTACGATAGCCTTAGTTCATTCTCTAACGCTTTCGCGAAAAAGTTTGGCTATCGCCCAAGCCAGATTAAGTAATCCAAAAATTCACTGAAATTCTTTTCTAGTCCATCGGTAAAAATGCGAGACTCAAAAAGAAAATGTTGGTTGTCATATGTACCAAAAGTGGATATTGAAAACCAAAGGCAACCCTTGTATATCCTGCAATAGTTGCGCTGAATAGTTGTGGAAGTGTTAGAATAGGCATCCACAAAAGGTTGACTAAACTTAACACAAAATTAAAAATGTGTAACCAAGCAAAACTTAGGCAAGACAAGTAGTATATCACTCTAAAATTCTTCTCCCAAAATTGCCGTAACACTAAACAAATGTTCTTTTTTCTGCAAACGGCATACGTAATTAGAACTATTATAACAGCGGTTATTACTCTATACCATAATGAGTCATCTATAAGCGATAATCTACTTTTAAAGACTGCCTTAGTTAGAATGTAATATGAAAATCCTCCGGTGGTTAAGGCAAGATATATTGGATTAAATTTTAGTGACAGTCTAAAGGTCACTTCTTCGAATAGAGGTAACACAATTCCACCTACTAGCAGTAAGAGTAATGGAGAAAAACGTTCCGCCATACTTGTGGAAGTCAAGTTTTCAGGGTCATAGATAAACTGAAGTAATGATGCGACTACTACTGAGAAAACCACCTTAATTAAAAAGAGGCCAATGGTATCATAGACTTTGTTTTTCGTGCTTTTTTGCAGCCCTGTATTATAGACAGGGGATTTAATAAAAGCACTTAAGTCCTTTATCAAAGACCAATAATATTTTGGTTTAATTAATGGATAGGGTATCACCATCTTTCTTTTACTTTAAAATTGATTCACCTCTTCATAGAACTAAAGTGACTAAGGGCATTGTATTTTCATCAAAATTTAAAAGCTCCAAAACCAATTTTGGTATATTGGAGCCTTTTTAAATTCATTTATTAATCTGTGGTACTGAGGCGTTCCAAGCCCCAGTTACTGCTACTTTAGCTGCATACTCGGTAAAATCGATAGGTTTTCTACCCAACACTTTTTCAACATCATTAGTCACTTCGGCTAATTCAGGATTGCCCAATACTTCAGTAAAAAGGTATTCGATAAGCCACACAAAATCCTCGGGAATATTGGCTTGACGCATTCCATCGCTATATTCCTTCACTGAAATAGGAATGAAGGTAAGTTCACGATTACTTGCTTTGGCAATTTCATTTACCGCATCTTTAAAAGTCAAGGTTCTCGGACCAGTAAGTTCATAGATTTTCCCGTTATGTTCATCTTCAGTTAAAGCTTTGGCAGCCACAGCAGCAATATCATCAGCATCAACCCAAGGGATATTTGCCTGTGCTTGTGGTAAAGCAACCACACCTTCAAGTACTGGTTCTAGTAAGAAGTTTTCACTAAAATTCTGATTAAACCAGCTTGCGCGAACAATAGTATACGCTAACCCTGAGTGGATTATAACCTGCTCGCAGAGTTGCGCTTCACGTTCTCCTTTTCCTGAAAGGATGACCAGTTTTTTCACATTGGCTCGTTTTGATTCTTTCACCAATTGCTCAATAGCTTGCAATGCTCCAGGAACTGCTAAATCAGGCTGATAGGTAATATAGACTTTATCTATTCCTTCTAAAGCTTGTGCCCAACCTGCGGGCTGATGCCAATCAAAAGAAGGTGATGCACTACGTGAACCTATTCGCACGTTTTGACCTAATTCTTCTAAAAGGTGAACCACTCGTTTTCCTGTTTTTCCGGTTCCTCCGATAACTAAAATGTTTTCTGTTTTCATTTTTCTTCGTTTTTAAATTGATATTAATTTCTCCTCCAATATTATGAGGGTTTTTTGATATTACTTTTTATACTATATGTGTTGAATGTTCCTTTTTTTGAATACTTTGAGATACCAATACAGAGTTGTCGTTGTAATGAACTCTAGTCCAATAAACCAAAACCCAAAATCGATAAAGAAGTCAGAATATGTGCCGCCATAAGGCAGAACTGTAAATGGCACTGTGATAAGTGCATCTAAAACTGCAGATATGATGAAAAAAATCAGTCCTACTCTCAATCCGTGAGTATTAATACTATTTCGGTAATAGAGTTTTGCTCCATACCAAACCACGGGGACTATGACTATAGATAACCAAATATTGGCTTGCTGTTCTGCATCTTCTAAAAGTGGCACATAGAAGGATAATGCATATAAGCTCACGCCAATTATCCAAATAAGTATTCCAATGCTAATTACTCTTGTTAGTTTCACAACTGTTCGTTTATTGATTAATGAATATTTTGTTCGCTGTATCATTTTGAATATATCAAGCCTATTATCAGCAGTGTGAATGATGTGAATGAGGCTATAGTACGCTGTATATGCCAGCGGTTCCAAGGCTGCTCAAATTTGGTTCGTAGTTCCTTAAGCTCAATAGTCAAAAGGTTTTCTAGTACGGTTTTATCAAGCATTTCGTTGAGTGGTACATTTTTAAAAACTGTTATCAAACCGACACCTATAAAGAATAGAATGGCTGCAAGCATAAATGACCAAAATGTCGTGGGATGTGCGTTGCGATGCAAATAGGCATTAATGAACAGTAGAATCACAGGTCCAAAAAAGGTGATGAGAAAACTGCGGTTAATGATGGCGCGGTTCATCGCCTTAAATGACTGCAAGAATCCTAAATCATCCAGTCTGCCGATTCCTGGGGTGATGGCATTAGACCACGTAAAACATAATCCTGCCGTAAGTCCTGTAAATAAGATGCCAAGCATCAATACGATAATTTTAAAGTTGATTTCCATTTTTATTATTTTTTATGGATGATATCCAGGTTAATAAATCTTGATACTCTTCGCTGGTGAGTTTTATTTTCTTGCCTTTTGGCATTCGCTTTTTAATGAACACCTACTTGTATACATCATTTGACCAGCCATTCATATTATCTTCAGTGAAGACACGTCTACGATTGCGTTTCTCGTGACAGACATTGCATTTGTTTGTAAGAACCGTAAACGCTCTTTCCTCTATCGGGTCTTCTTTAGATAGACCTGCATACGCTAGACCTTCATATCCATCAGATGATGTGCGAGGGTCATTTTGTCCTGCTATAATTGCTAGACAGGTGGCGACAATTAATTTTGCTAATGTGTTCATTTTTAAAAGGTTGATTGGCAATTATGGTACAAAGTTGCGGAGATATACTCCCAATCATTTATTCGAGCGGAAATATGATTTGTTCGAAAAGTTCATTCCCATAAACTGATTTAGAGTTCTTTAGAAAATCTGACTGTTTTATCTTCTAATTCTTTTCTAAAACTCTCTTCTATAATTTCACCTTCTTTAAAGTTGTCATAAAAAGATGGTAACGAATATGTTCCTATGAGTTTTGCTCCAAGAAATGGAAAATAGGTGCTTGCCCCTTGCAGTACAGTTGCTCCACCTCTTCCTCCGGGGGAAGTTGCCATAAGTAGCATAGGTTTCTCCTTCCAAATTTTCATATCTAAACGTGATAACCAGTCTAAAGTATTTTTAAATACTGCGGCATAGGAACCATTATGTTCTGCTAAAGAGATAATAAATGCATCTGCCGTATTGATGATTTCATCTAATCTCTTGACGGCTGTGGGGATGCCATTCTCTGCCTCGTAGTCTTCCCCGTAAACAGGAAGTACATAATCATTCAAATCGATAGATATGATTTCTACATTTTTCAATAAGCTAGCTGTGTAACCTACTAAAGCTTTGTTGATTGATTTTTGACTGTTGCTGCCTGCAATTGTGATTACTTTTTTCATAATTATTGTTTTTTTGAGATTATAGTATCGATTGACCATTTTCCGCTTCCATTTAATAACACACTTAATGCAAGACCAATTATTAAAATAGAATATTCGTAACCTTCACCTGCTTGGTTACCATACCAGTTCATAAAAAAGCCGTGTTCTAACTGCGTAGTAATTATGATGCCTGTAAACATACCTACAAGAGATAATGCCCAAAACCTAGAGAAGATTCCAAGAACCAATGAAATGGAACCAAAAAACTCAATCATTATAACTGAGAAGGCTACAATACTTGGCAAACCCATTTGGGTAGTCAATGACTCCATCGTACCTTGATAGCCATATCCACCGAAGAGTCCTAATAACTTTTGCGCGCCGTGCGGAAATATGACTAATCCTAGCGTTAAACGTGCAATACTAAATCCCCAATTAGGGTGTGTCGTAATTAATTTTTTGAATAGATTTTTCATAATATGTATAGTTTAAAATGTTTTACGGTAATACAATCCGAAAGAGGATTTTTGAATAGGTTTATGTCCGTATTGGTCAAAATCTGCCCCAAGTCCAAATTGATGTCCTTTGTAGGATAGACCTAAACGTAATTGTTGGAAACTTCGGGAATGTGATTTGAACTTATCCCAAACAGTTAGAAACTGTCCATTCAACCACAGTGAAATAGTTGCGGTTAGTGGTTTGCTTAATTGAAATTGGGCAAATATTTCAGCTTGACTAGCCTGTTTCTTTTCTGAATATGCTACAGTTGGAATAACAATAAATAGAGCGTTGGAATGTTTTAAGGTGAGCTTAGCTGATAGTCTTTCTGAAAACCCTCCGAAACTATTATAATATAGGGAAGGTCCGACGGATATAGTCTCATTAAAATTCCAGAATAATGTAGGTTGTAAGCCTACTTCATCAAAAATTTGATTTTCTTTTTCTCTGAATTTTTGGAAGAAAGCTAGGGTAGTTATGCTTAAGGTGTTGCTGTACTTTATGGAATAACTAGAGAGTAATGTGAAATCAGTTTTCTCGAATCCAGAAAACAGTTCTATTTGGGTGAATTGGGCTTGTAAGGTGCATACAAAACCAATTAAGAATGTTGCCGATATGAGTATTATTCTTTTCACACTTCAAAATTGCGATGGTGAAGTGTGAAAAAAAATGAACTAGTTTAAGACTTTTACATTCGGTTTACTCTAGAAATAATTTTGCTCATAAATTCGGGCGTAATTCCCAGATACGCCGCTAAGTCTTTTTGAGTAATTCTACTGACAATTTGTGGATATTTCTTTTTGAATTCTAAATATCGTTCTTCGGCTGTTAAAGATATGCCGTAGTTTGAACGTCTGATATAACTGATTAAAGACTTTTGATATAAGATGCGATAAAACCGTTCAAATTTTGGAATCTCTCGAAACAACAAATCATAATTCTCTCTCGAAATTCCTAGAAGTTCTGAATGCTCCGTTGCTTTAATATAATATCTTGAAGGTTCCTTGGTCATAAAGCTTGACAAATCACCAGTCCAGTAATCTTCAATAGCAAACATTGAGATATGAGGTGCGCCTTCTTCATCTAAAGTATACACTTTTAAACATCCCTTGGTGATAAAGTATTCATATTTAGTAATCTCACCTGCTTGCATCAAAAAATCTTTCTTCTTTACCTTTATTTCGGAGAGTAAAGAGATGTATTTCTGCTTTTCTAGCTCGGTTAAATCGATAAACCGAGATATGTTGCTAAGTATTAGTGTATGTGATGCTTTATAGTTCAAATTCTTATAGCATAATCGCGGTTATAAATGTTTATTGACTGTAGTCATTTTTTTAATTCCATATGTAACGTTGGATACGGTTTTCCTGATGAATCCAGCTCCAAACGTTTTACAAATTCAAATCCACAATATTTGTAAAACCCAACAGCTTGTTCATTCTGTTCGTTTACGTCAACTTTGGTCACTTTTAATTTATTAATAGCATAATCCAAGAGTGTTTTTCCAATTCCTTTTCCTCTATACTCAGGATGAATAAATAACATTTCCAAGTTTTGGTCAGCAACTCCAATAAACCCAACTATTTTTTTATTTTCTCTGATGCACTTTAATTCAACCTCATCTAGATATGTATTTAAAATTAGTGGTTTAAAATATTCAATATCTTCTTCTCTTAGAAAATGGTGAGTTGCTCTTACCGAAGCTTCCCAAAGTTCCACGACTTCGGTATATTCCTTTTTGTAGATGTTATCTATTGTTTTCATCTTGAGTTCTCGACAATGTAATTCACAAATCCATACACATTAAAAGAAGGCATTGCCTGAGAGGTGCAATAAGACAATACCGTTTTGGTTTCTGGGCAATAGCCAATATATGTTCCAAAAAAGCCATAATGTCCATAGAAGGTTTGGCCATTATAAACGGACTCATAAACACCAAGTCCGTAGGGAAGGTGATTCTCAAATGTTTCTTCTGTGCTTATCATTTTTTGCAATGACTTTTCCGAAATAAGCTTTCCATTGAACAGCGCCTTGATAAATGTAGCTAAGTCTTGATGCGTACTAACCAGCCCTCCACCTGACCAATCAAAAGAGGTATTTACACTATTAAAATCTATCGTGCCTACATACTGATGCAATCTTGGTTTGTTGTCTCTCGCCTTCTCATAATATTCTAAATAGGTGTCTTTTAAATCAAGAGGCTTGATAATACGTTCTCTAATGGATTGTGCTAGTGGTTTTTGGTCCAATTTCTCAATCAATAACCCGAGCAATACATAATTCATATCAGAATAATGCCAACCTTCTCTAGGTTTGAATTTTGCTTCCTTATGAAGCCCAAATTCAAAATATAAATCTACCACTTCTTTTGGTTGATATTGCAGTTGCGGATTTTGCATTACACGCTCAAAAAAGGCTTCTTGTTTGTCATTGAAAACATCTGCCAATCCACTTTTGTGTGATAGTAATTGCTGTATGCTAATAGCTTTCGCGAAAGCGGCATTCTTATAAAAATGAAAATCGTCCAGTCTTAGATATTCAACATCCTTTAAATACGAATAGATGTTATCTGAAAGGGAAAGCTTGCCTTCTTCTTCTAGTTGTAATATTACAGTTGCAGTAAATGTCTTGGTGCTGCTGGCAATTCTAAATTGGTCTGTTATCTGAACAGCATCTCCGTCTTTCTGACGTTTACCTACGGCCTTGTTAACTATTACTTTTCCATTTCTTTCAATCAGAAATGATATACCGTGAACAGGGCTTTCTGTGTTATCGATTAGTTTTACCTCCAAAAGTTTGGAAACCTCTTGGGCATTCATAAGAAATGGGAACATTGATAAAATCAGGATTAGTGTTTTCATAATGCGTTTTGACTTTGATATGATTACATTCGGATGGAACTGATATATGTCCAAGTTATAAAAAGTATTTGCAATGGAATTCTAAACCACAAATAAGAAAGACCATTTCCGTCGAATGTTCCAGTTTGATAATTTATTTTATGTACTGATGCATAAATATTGGCAGGTAACATCAGCAATAGAAAAATGATGAGTGCCCAACCAGATAATGACTGATACTTTGGAATAAGAAGACCAACAGCCATAATGATTTCAAATATTCCTGTAAAGTGAACAAAGCTCTCCTTAAAAGGAATAAAATCGGGTATCATCATTGTCATTCCCTTGGTGAATACAAAGTGTCCAATGGCTGTGAAAACGAGCATTATGGCCATCGCTATTCTTGCAGACAAAGCAAAATCATATTCTTTTTTGATGATTTTGATAGCCAAAATTGAGATAGCAAAACTTACAATAAGTACAATGAGTGGTTTCATAATTTTCTTGATTTAGATATTTTAATGATGAATGACCACGGATACATTCCCTCGTTTTCTGCCAGAATCTACATATCGGTGTGTTTCAACCATATTTTCTAGACTGTATTCTTTGTCTATAAATGGTTTTATTTTTTCTGTTTCTGCCAATTGACGGGCTTGTAAAAGCAGTTCTTTACTTTCTTTTGTTAGTATTTTTGTGGTAACGAATTTCCCGTTGTCCTTGAGTACCTTTTTAGCAGCCGATTTCGAAGTTTTACCTACGGTATCAAATACAATATTGTAGCGCTCTGGTGATTGAGTATAGTCCTGTTTTTTGTAATCGATTACGGTTTCTGCTCCCAATTGCTCAACCATTTCGATATTCCGAGTGCTACAGACCCCTGTAACACGTATTCCAAAATAGTTAGCAATTTGTACTGCATAGCTTCCCACACTACCCGAAGCACCATAAATGAGTACTTTTTGGTCTCTTTGAATATTTGCTTTTTGAAGTAGAAACAGCGCCGTCATACTACCAATGGGCAAAACTGCAGCTTCTTTATGGGAAAGCTGTTTTGGCTTTTTAGTTACAACTCCTTGACTCCAATGTTCAGGAATACACATATATTCCGCATAGGCTCCTGTCTTCAACATAGTGGTGGTGCCAAACACTTCATCGCCAATCTTAAACTTTGATACCTTGCTACCTAATTGCTCAATGACTCCAGACCACTCGTGACCTAAGATTTGCTTTTTGGGACGGAACAATCCAAAAATCAATCTTGCGGGTAACCAAAATAGTGGTGGAAAATCTGAAGCTCGTAAGCGAACGTCACCAGATGTTACAGAGGTTGCAAACACTTTTACCAAAATTTCATTCGGCTTGGGCACTGGCTTATCCAGTTCCTTTAGTTGTAGGACTTCTGGTGCGCCATATTTAGAATAAACTACTGCTTTCATTTTTGATAGGTTTAAGCGTTTATGGAAATATTGTAAATCGATAAAGGTCTTACTTTACAGATATGTGCATATTGCTCACT from Costertonia aggregata harbors:
- a CDS encoding NADPH-dependent FMN reductase, with translation MKKVITIAGSNSQKSINKALVGYTASLLKNVEIISIDLNDYVLPVYGEDYEAENGIPTAVKRLDEIINTADAFIISLAEHNGSYAAVFKNTLDWLSRLDMKIWKEKPMLLMATSPGGRGGATVLQGASTYFPFLGAKLIGTYSLPSFYDNFKEGEIIEESFRKELEDKTVRFSKEL
- a CDS encoding BfmA/BtgA family mobilization protein gives rise to the protein MDSFITIRFKRKTAKRFQEFSKMHFKTHTEAMENILDFFLYNEISPKEKLGPTGRTIEAKLLKRINAVIAIMRDVEKKQTKPTVAMLQSLFVMDEPNKKPLIVEKKYAEEKKEVRFREIESTRFTNEERAKL
- a CDS encoding DUF5367 family protein, with product MKLTRVISIGILIWIIGVSLYALSFYVPLLEDAEQQANIWLSIVIVPVVWYGAKLYYRNSINTHGLRVGLIFFIISAVLDALITVPFTVLPYGGTYSDFFIDFGFWFIGLEFITTTTLYWYLKVFKKRNIQHI
- a CDS encoding anthrone oxygenase family protein, encoding MEINFKIIVLMLGILFTGLTAGLCFTWSNAITPGIGRLDDLGFLQSFKAMNRAIINRSFLITFFGPVILLFINAYLHRNAHPTTFWSFMLAAILFFIGVGLITVFKNVPLNEMLDKTVLENLLTIELKELRTKFEQPWNRWHIQRTIASFTSFTLLIIGLIYSK
- a CDS encoding NmrA family NAD(P)-binding protein: MKTENILVIGGTGKTGKRVVHLLEELGQNVRIGSRSASPSFDWHQPAGWAQALEGIDKVYITYQPDLAVPGALQAIEQLVKESKRANVKKLVILSGKGEREAQLCEQVIIHSGLAYTIVRASWFNQNFSENFLLEPVLEGVVALPQAQANIPWVDADDIAAVAAKALTEDEHNGKIYELTGPRTLTFKDAVNEIAKASNRELTFIPISVKEYSDGMRQANIPEDFVWLIEYLFTEVLGNPELAEVTNDVEKVLGRKPIDFTEYAAKVAVTGAWNASVPQINK
- a CDS encoding single-stranded DNA-binding protein; the encoded protein is MSTIRNHVQLIGNVGQEPTITNLESGKKVARFSLATNEYYKDSKGEKQTDTNWHTLVAWGKTAEIVEKYVEKGKEVGITGKLKTRTYTTDDGNQRYVTEVVADEILLLGSKNDK
- a CDS encoding tyrosine-type recombinase/integrase, with protein sequence MASVKIVRRKNKQRKDGTAPLAIRISKDYKTNYVFIGQYVLEKDWNKDAGLVKRSHLNSKKLNNYLRKRLTEANDLYLANVKPLSTKQAKEKLKGPGGTQSFFEFAAKRVERKFNKKVYSVAKSEMSILYNLSEFLSKDDSIPIEQSRLEIKKRRKERTSKARKNELHLKDAITAFKKNKKLHFQDISDAFIKNYKVFCSSHLEHKTRTITNQLIFIRTLFNSAIKEGVVDATFYPFSGENEKIKIGTSHKIGLVPNEVERIESLKLEKQTSIWHSKNVWLTAFYFAGIRISDAVQLKWAEIKDGRLLYTMDKNEKPVSLKISDKALKIINSYKPQKNENNGYVFPFLKYVNPQDEEDLFRKIRNATKLFNKYLKRIATACDIDKNLSNHIARHTFGNIAGDRIHPQMLQKLYRHSDLKTTLNYQANFIHKDADEALDRVVNFK
- a CDS encoding helix-turn-helix domain-containing protein, whose translation is MTRDFIHINDFVILVEEANSSKVEVDACYFDEPIVAVAFYGSGNVDLAVKYGEKRKDFHYTKGLSFAFYADEKVEFEHTVSPDKSLRCIVVATKMSKLEELPNEEGELFSDLLNELVNPKDHYVEGPSFFMTPEMENIVDAFFSNTYSGKTKMMFFRSQITALLSHFFGQLSLKQEEASKPLHREQLNKAKDILLENLENPPSLSELSKAIGFNTTRLKKEFKAIFGVPVFKYLQNERLTSAHKLISENEATVQEAAWQVGYDSLSSFSNAFAKKFGYRPSQIK
- a CDS encoding DUF6876 family protein yields the protein MKAQVNAIKERLQYFNGTEMFYQIPLLKTRFTDGLKYLSEVAECFWLITDASVIAKSLMNRSEFITIDFKRLPEEKQDYSGYEAEIIYSDGNDNILEKHGYRATDFPLDELRLFFVNDTLMLSSEY